In a single window of the Nodularia spumigena CCY9414 genome:
- a CDS encoding Npun_R2821/Npun_R2822 family protein, which translates to MDGICTLANDRVYQQLVALLNSIEAIYGQDMPVCIYPYDDNTTQITAEIAHRPNVQIYDNQESIQQWDEFVCQIWDAHPSAQAHWLKLGNDKYYRVGTHRRYGAFDGPFDRFVYMDADTLLMSPLTEVFNQLNHNDWVVYDFQYTDLSHVYHQSLAKLTEIFPPERLQTEIFCSGFYGSKKGVFDAQMRESLLEKLRQGEAEILYDMAPDQTILNYMVMRSGISSCNLALELTEAQKTGCCVSSAHFQAEDHILYDHGKRLTYIHYIGLKSQLFQQVCEGENIDFPYRDVFLHYRYLHEPEKRPKFTTKAKAYNAPPSLATKVLKKLGLTGRGK; encoded by the coding sequence ATGGATGGTATTTGTACCCTGGCTAACGACCGAGTTTATCAGCAACTCGTGGCTTTACTTAATAGTATCGAGGCAATTTATGGGCAAGATATGCCCGTTTGCATCTATCCTTATGATGACAATACAACACAAATTACTGCGGAAATTGCTCATCGCCCTAATGTGCAGATTTACGATAATCAAGAGTCAATTCAGCAATGGGATGAGTTTGTTTGCCAGATTTGGGATGCTCACCCCAGCGCCCAAGCACATTGGTTGAAATTAGGTAATGACAAATATTATCGCGTTGGTACTCATAGACGTTATGGTGCATTTGATGGACCTTTTGACCGCTTTGTTTATATGGATGCGGACACTTTATTAATGAGTCCATTAACAGAAGTTTTTAACCAGTTAAATCACAATGATTGGGTAGTATATGATTTTCAGTACACAGATTTATCTCATGTTTATCATCAATCTTTGGCAAAATTAACCGAAATATTTCCACCAGAACGACTGCAAACGGAAATATTTTGTTCGGGATTTTATGGTTCTAAAAAAGGGGTATTTGATGCCCAAATGCGAGAATCATTACTAGAAAAACTCCGCCAAGGAGAAGCCGAAATTCTCTATGATATGGCTCCTGACCAAACTATTCTCAATTATATGGTAATGCGTTCGGGAATCTCTAGCTGTAACTTGGCTCTGGAACTGACTGAAGCTCAGAAAACAGGCTGTTGTGTAAGTTCTGCTCATTTTCAAGCTGAAGATCATATTTTATATGATCACGGGAAACGATTAACTTATATTCACTATATTGGCTTAAAATCGCAATTATTTCAGCAAGTTTGCGAGGGAGAAAATATTGATTTTCCCTATCGAGATGTTTTCTTACATTATCGCTATCTCCATGAACCAGAGAAGCGCCCAAAATTTACAACTAAAGCCAAGGCTTATAACGCGCCTCCCAGTTTAGCTACAAAAGTTTTAAAAAAGTTAGGATTAACAGGTAGAGGTAAATAA
- a CDS encoding TIGR03792 family protein, which yields MVIELLKFQVAPEERENYIQKDAEIWTTGLAKYPGFLGKEVWINPNDPTEVIFIIRWATQEQWKAIPLEDLQMIEDKFTQAMGKSYPIVESAEYQVRKFPHS from the coding sequence GTGGTTATCGAACTACTGAAGTTTCAAGTTGCTCCAGAAGAGCGAGAAAATTATATCCAGAAGGATGCAGAAATTTGGACAACCGGGCTGGCTAAGTATCCGGGATTTTTGGGAAAAGAAGTTTGGATTAACCCCAATGATCCCACAGAAGTGATTTTCATTATTCGTTGGGCTACACAAGAGCAGTGGAAAGCCATACCTTTAGAAGACTTACAGATGATTGAAGACAAATTCACCCAAGCAATGGGAAAATCCTATCCCATTGTCGAGTCAGCCGAATATCAAGTCCGAAAATTTCCTCATTCGTAG
- a CDS encoding Npun_R2821/Npun_R2822 family protein — MTRGIYIIANDKVTDQAIALLNSIRLHDADTPIVMIPYDENYHNIAETLNKYYGVTVYEDLEFIDRLAGKLHETFGGQFFARPNQFRKQACWFGPFDEFLYIDTDIVVFEKISNNLDYLAESDFIYCDYQHLGGIKNVFSPQVLTDKVFTEAEVKDIFNGGFWGSKKNLVSENDLYETFAECAAHPEYFDFSEKTSDQPIINYMLLKRISRRFNIVKREGKAPGNWAGTPHFQSQGNILFDPTVNQPLQYLHWAGIRIQPGCAYWQIWEHYRNLNPALPAANIPAPVEKSQLEATLEQVKNQLRKLKKGVLSD, encoded by the coding sequence ATGACTCGCGGAATTTATATTATTGCTAATGACAAAGTGACTGATCAGGCGATCGCACTCCTAAATAGTATCAGATTGCATGACGCAGATACACCCATTGTGATGATTCCTTATGATGAAAATTATCACAATATAGCCGAAACACTCAATAAATATTATGGAGTGACAGTTTACGAAGACTTAGAATTTATTGACCGTCTAGCAGGAAAGTTACATGAAACCTTCGGGGGGCAGTTTTTCGCTCGTCCGAATCAATTTCGGAAGCAAGCTTGTTGGTTTGGTCCCTTTGATGAGTTTTTGTATATTGATACCGATATTGTGGTGTTTGAAAAGATTAGTAATAATTTAGACTATCTAGCTGAATCAGATTTTATCTATTGTGATTATCAACATTTAGGTGGGATTAAAAATGTTTTCAGTCCCCAGGTATTAACAGATAAAGTATTTACTGAAGCAGAAGTTAAGGATATTTTCAATGGTGGGTTTTGGGGTTCCAAGAAAAACTTAGTCTCGGAGAATGATTTATATGAAACTTTTGCCGAGTGTGCAGCCCATCCAGAATATTTTGACTTTTCTGAAAAGACTTCTGATCAACCAATTATTAATTATATGTTGCTCAAGCGGATTTCCCGCCGCTTCAATATAGTTAAAAGAGAAGGGAAAGCACCGGGAAATTGGGCAGGAACTCCACACTTTCAGAGCCAAGGCAATATTCTCTTTGATCCTACAGTCAATCAACCGCTACAATATCTCCACTGGGCGGGGATTCGGATTCAACCTGGCTGTGCTTATTGGCAAATTTGGGAACATTATCGGAATCTCAATCCCGCGTTACCTGCGGCGAATATACCCGCACCTGTAGAAAAAAGTCAGTTGGAAGCAACTCTTGAGCAGGTGAAAAATCAACTTCGGAAACTGAAAAAAGGCGTTTTAAGTGATTAA
- a CDS encoding phasin family protein, translating to MDNNNWLQQLMVLGIGTTSLVAEKMRQVSDDLVKDGKLDPEQAKAVMDDVVQQLKSEQGNWEDQMQRQMRNMMQDLGVARQSEVDELRGRIDRLERQLRDLENKLWR from the coding sequence ATGGATAATAACAACTGGTTGCAACAGTTAATGGTACTAGGTATTGGTACAACGTCTTTGGTAGCGGAAAAAATGCGGCAAGTTAGCGATGATTTGGTTAAGGACGGTAAACTTGATCCTGAGCAAGCTAAGGCGGTAATGGATGACGTTGTACAGCAATTAAAGTCAGAGCAGGGAAACTGGGAAGACCAAATGCAGCGACAAATGCGGAATATGATGCAGGATTTGGGCGTGGCTCGTCAATCTGAGGTGGATGAATTACGTGGGAGAATTGACCGTTTAGAGCGTCAACTGCGTGATTTAGAAAATAAGCTTTGGCGATAA
- the uvrC gene encoding excinuclease ABC subunit UvrC, with protein sequence MAISAEIVPLIKDPEKLENRLAEIPSEPGVYFMRDGEDRIIYIGKSKKLRSRVRSYFQDSNHKSHRIATMVQQVTEIEFIVTDTEAEALALEANLIKQHQPYFNVLLKDDKKYPYVCITWSEDYPRIFITRKRQIGKLRDKFYGPYTDTGLLREILNISKRIFALRQRPQPLFKDRPCLNYDLGRCPGVCQQLISPEEYRKTVQKVAMVFQGRTQELIDILTAQMQTAAEALNFELAARIRDQISGLKSLTADQKVSLPDDTVSRDALALASDKERACIQLFQIRAGQLVGRLAFIADSHAEPGAILQRVLESHYQTADAVEIPAEILVQHELPDAEILADVLTQRKGRKVTILAPQRQTKAELVEMVERNAEYELQRMQKLSDRNHEAIQDLANILDLPDLPHRIEGYDISHIQGSNAVASQVVFIDGLPGKQHYRHYKIKNPTVTSGHSDDFASLAEVIQRRFRKYGEDSQLARVGNPDWPDLIMIDGGKGQLSAVVAVLQEMDLLEDLRVVSLAKQREEIFLPGESQPLETNAEQPGVQLLRRLRDEAHRFAVSFHRQQRSDKLKRSRLDEIPGLGHHRQKQLLGHFRSVDYIRQATPAQLAEVPGIGTRLAQEIYDYFHPASGI encoded by the coding sequence GTGGCAATCTCTGCTGAAATAGTACCACTAATTAAAGATCCAGAAAAACTAGAAAACCGTTTAGCTGAAATTCCCTCGGAACCGGGAGTTTATTTCATGCGGGACGGTGAAGATCGCATAATATATATAGGTAAATCTAAAAAATTGCGATCGCGTGTCCGTTCCTATTTCCAGGATAGCAATCACAAAAGCCATCGTATCGCCACAATGGTTCAGCAGGTGACTGAGATTGAATTTATTGTCACTGATACAGAAGCTGAAGCATTAGCCCTAGAAGCCAACTTAATTAAGCAGCATCAGCCCTATTTTAACGTTTTACTCAAAGATGATAAAAAATATCCTTACGTCTGTATAACGTGGTCAGAAGACTATCCGCGCATTTTCATCACCCGGAAACGTCAAATAGGTAAACTCAGAGATAAGTTTTACGGCCCTTATACAGATACAGGTTTATTACGCGAAATATTAAACATATCTAAACGCATATTTGCATTGCGACAACGACCTCAACCACTGTTCAAAGACCGTCCTTGTTTAAATTATGACTTAGGGCGCTGTCCGGGTGTGTGTCAACAGCTAATTTCTCCCGAAGAATACCGCAAAACTGTACAGAAAGTCGCGATGGTGTTTCAAGGAAGAACTCAAGAATTGATTGATATTCTCACAGCCCAAATGCAAACCGCCGCCGAAGCGTTAAACTTTGAATTAGCGGCGCGTATTCGCGATCAAATATCCGGGTTAAAATCGTTAACAGCTGATCAAAAAGTTTCCTTACCAGATGATACAGTTTCACGAGATGCTTTAGCACTGGCGAGCGACAAAGAACGCGCCTGTATTCAATTATTTCAGATTCGCGCCGGACAATTGGTCGGACGTTTAGCATTTATTGCAGATAGTCACGCTGAACCTGGAGCTATTTTACAACGAGTTTTAGAATCACATTATCAAACTGCGGATGCTGTGGAAATTCCCGCAGAGATTTTAGTTCAGCATGAGTTACCAGATGCAGAAATCTTGGCGGATGTCTTGACTCAACGCAAGGGAAGAAAAGTTACGATTTTAGCTCCCCAGCGCCAAACTAAGGCAGAATTAGTAGAGATGGTAGAGCGAAATGCTGAGTATGAATTGCAAAGAATGCAAAAACTAAGCGATCGCAACCATGAAGCAATACAAGATTTAGCCAATATTCTCGATTTACCCGATTTACCCCACCGCATCGAAGGTTATGATATTTCTCACATTCAGGGTTCCAACGCGGTAGCTTCCCAGGTTGTGTTTATTGATGGTTTACCGGGTAAACAGCATTATCGCCACTATAAAATTAAGAATCCCACAGTTACATCTGGACACTCAGATGATTTTGCTAGTTTAGCGGAAGTTATCCAGAGACGGTTTCGCAAGTATGGCGAAGATTCACAATTAGCCAGAGTGGGAAATCCTGACTGGCCTGATTTAATTATGATTGATGGTGGTAAAGGTCAATTATCTGCTGTTGTCGCTGTTTTGCAAGAAATGGATTTATTAGAAGACTTGCGCGTTGTCAGTTTAGCGAAGCAGCGAGAAGAGATTTTTTTACCGGGAGAATCGCAACCTTTAGAAACAAACGCAGAACAGCCAGGAGTGCAGTTATTGCGAAGGTTAAGAGATGAAGCCCATAGATTTGCTGTAAGTTTCCATCGTCAACAACGCAGTGACAAATTAAAGCGATCGCGTTTAGATGAAATTCCCGGTTTAGGACACCATCGCCAAAAGCAGCTTTTAGGGCATTTTCGCTCAGTCGATTATATCAGACAAGCCACACCAGCGCAACTAGCTGAGGTTCCAGGAATTGGGACAAGGTTAGCCCAAGAAATTTACGATTATTTCCATCCTGCTTCAGGAATCTAA
- the rlmN gene encoding 23S rRNA (adenine(2503)-C(2))-methyltransferase RlmN — MSATPLVSQVDSVKSELIPPLLGASVAELSLWVQQQGQPAYRGKQLHDWIYHKGVRSLADISAFPKQWRAEVAEVPIGRSTIHHRAVAPDGTIKYLLKLADGQIIETVGIPTAKRLTVCVSTQVGCPMACDFCATGKGGFTRNLARHEIVDQVLTVQEDFQQRVSHVVYMGMGEPLLNTENVLKSLKSLNQDVGIGQRSLTVSTVGIRDRIRQLAQHNLQVTLAVSLHAPNQALREELIPSARPYPLEDLLDECREYVEITRRRISFEYVLLAGFNDLPEHAMQLAKCLRGFQSHVNLIPYNPISEVDYKRPSSDRIQAFVNILKQQNTAVSVRYSRGLEADAACGQLRASK, encoded by the coding sequence ATGTCTGCTACGCCGCTTGTTTCTCAGGTTGATTCAGTAAAATCAGAACTAATTCCGCCCCTACTAGGTGCTTCAGTTGCAGAGTTAAGCCTTTGGGTACAGCAACAGGGACAACCCGCCTATAGAGGTAAACAACTGCACGATTGGATTTATCATAAAGGAGTGCGATCGCTAGCTGATATTTCTGCCTTCCCGAAACAATGGCGTGCAGAAGTTGCAGAAGTACCCATTGGACGTTCAACTATACATCATCGCGCTGTTGCACCCGATGGCACGATAAAATATCTCTTAAAACTTGCAGACGGTCAAATTATTGAAACTGTGGGTATTCCCACTGCAAAACGCTTGACGGTTTGTGTTTCTACCCAGGTAGGTTGTCCAATGGCGTGTGATTTCTGCGCTACTGGTAAGGGTGGCTTTACACGCAATTTGGCCAGACATGAAATTGTCGATCAAGTTTTGACTGTACAAGAAGATTTTCAGCAACGGGTTAGCCATGTAGTGTATATGGGCATGGGTGAACCTTTATTAAATACTGAGAATGTGTTAAAATCTTTGAAATCTTTGAATCAAGATGTGGGGATTGGACAGCGATCGCTTACCGTTTCTACAGTGGGGATTCGCGATCGCATTCGTCAATTAGCCCAACACAATTTACAAGTCACTTTGGCTGTGAGTCTACACGCACCTAACCAAGCACTCAGAGAAGAACTAATTCCCAGCGCCCGCCCCTATCCCCTAGAAGATTTGCTCGATGAATGTCGGGAATATGTGGAAATCACTAGAAGACGCATCTCTTTTGAATATGTGCTTTTGGCTGGGTTCAACGACTTACCAGAACACGCTATGCAACTAGCAAAATGTCTGCGGGGATTCCAAAGTCATGTAAATTTGATTCCCTATAACCCCATTAGCGAAGTTGATTATAAGCGCCCTAGTAGCGATCGCATTCAAGCCTTTGTTAACATTCTCAAACAACAAAACACTGCTGTGAGTGTCCGTTATTCTCGTGGTTTAGAAGCCGATGCTGCTTGTGGACAACTCCGCGCCAGCAAATAA
- the dnaB gene encoding replicative DNA helicase — protein sequence MSEELSFQGDGSDRLPPQNIEAEEAILGGILLDPEAIGRVSDRLLPIAFYISAHKDIYQAALRLHAQGKPTDLLSVTSWLADNDILARIGGRNKLATLVDRTVSAVNIDALAGLVMEKYLRRQLIKAGNEIVHLGYETEQELPIVLDQAEQKVFGVTQERPQSGLTHISDTLINTFQDIETRHQGIALPGIPCGFYDLDSLTSGFQRSDLIIIAGRPSMGKTAFCLNLAHNIAAGYKLPIAFFSLEMSKEQLVQRLLASEAGIETGYLRSGRISQTQWEPLSRAIGMLSEMPIFIDDTSNITITQMRSQARRLQAEQGTDLGLIVIDYLQLMEGAGDNRVQELSKITRSLKGLARELSVPVIALSQLSRGVEARTNKRPMLSDLRESGSIEQDADLVIMLYRDDYYNPDSPDRGIAEVNIAKHRNGPTGTVKLLFDPQFTKFKNLAKQGNY from the coding sequence ATGTCGGAAGAACTAAGTTTTCAAGGCGATGGTAGCGATCGCCTACCACCCCAAAATATTGAAGCCGAAGAAGCGATTTTGGGCGGAATTTTACTTGATCCAGAAGCAATTGGGAGAGTGAGCGATCGCCTCTTACCAATCGCCTTCTACATCAGCGCGCACAAAGACATCTATCAAGCAGCGCTGCGCCTCCATGCTCAAGGTAAACCCACAGACTTACTCTCAGTTACAAGTTGGCTAGCAGATAACGACATCCTCGCCCGCATTGGGGGGAGAAATAAATTAGCCACCCTCGTAGATCGCACAGTATCAGCCGTTAACATTGATGCTTTAGCCGGCTTGGTAATGGAAAAATACCTGCGGCGACAGTTAATTAAAGCTGGTAACGAAATTGTCCATCTTGGTTACGAGACAGAGCAAGAATTACCAATCGTTTTAGATCAAGCAGAACAGAAAGTTTTTGGCGTTACTCAAGAACGTCCCCAATCAGGTTTAACTCACATTTCAGACACCCTGATTAATACCTTTCAAGATATTGAAACTCGTCATCAAGGTATTGCTCTCCCCGGTATTCCTTGCGGCTTCTATGATTTAGATTCCTTAACCAGTGGCTTCCAGCGTTCTGATTTAATTATTATCGCCGGTAGACCATCAATGGGGAAAACGGCATTTTGTTTGAATCTGGCTCACAATATTGCAGCTGGTTATAAATTACCGATCGCCTTTTTCAGCTTAGAAATGTCGAAAGAACAGCTAGTACAGAGACTATTAGCTAGTGAAGCGGGAATTGAAACGGGATATTTGCGGAGTGGGCGCATTAGTCAAACCCAATGGGAACCTTTAAGCCGTGCAATTGGGATGCTTTCAGAGATGCCCATTTTTATTGATGATACATCCAATATTACCATCACTCAAATGCGTAGTCAAGCCAGGCGACTGCAAGCAGAACAGGGGACTGATTTAGGATTAATCGTCATCGATTATTTGCAATTAATGGAAGGCGCAGGGGATAACCGCGTTCAAGAATTATCAAAAATTACCCGTTCTCTTAAAGGTTTAGCGCGGGAATTATCTGTACCAGTGATTGCTCTATCTCAGTTGAGTCGTGGGGTGGAAGCACGTACAAATAAGCGCCCCATGTTATCAGATTTGCGTGAAAGTGGTAGTATTGAACAAGATGCGGATTTAGTTATCATGTTATACCGCGATGATTATTATAATCCTGACAGTCCTGATCGGGGAATTGCAGAAGTAAACATAGCTAAACACCGCAACGGTCCCACAGGTACTGTTAAACTTTTATTTGATCCACAGTTTACCAAGTTTAAAAACTTAGCCAAACAAGGCAATTATTAA
- a CDS encoding DNA cytosine methyltransferase, whose protein sequence is MGEVKLKFGDLFAGIGGFRLAFEKADYECVFSCEIDQACQQVYLNNFGDKPECDIRKIDLEKLPYFDVLTAGFPCQPFSICGHRKGFHDTRGTLFFHICEIIEHIHPPVVVLENVKHILHHDQGRTLDVILYSLEDMGYIVNYEIVNSRDFGLPQNRERVVFVATKDKKFNFKTLQKSHPVPTLREFLCTSGKFEYLNPEEYTMIDYPKQQASGLIFVGYRNKSIWKTGVRPNTEHLSRVHHQPNRIYSIEGVHPTIPSQETSGRFFIYIPEENAVRKLTLRECYKIMGFPEDFKTHRNLAECYKQIGNSVCIPVMYELANQIKKQIFSHQDSEVEIVSLNKNSDCNQPLKLETHSIMNHREKLIQIYYSISEFNINQVELPQECQDYVVEISKKCFARKAVYTVLVTLLVHKVLHPYQDIRYHQVDLPGGFSGRTIDTKYITPTLTELGLPAMAESGWLTRSLEQPYPYTLNYEGNISPKSLKLAFLNIIDFVQKHPDKAENVLKLLLKLVNSAKDNNLVEIIKLSNPEKLDLKSLVNALDEHFNYNYKTDGGSKLPVIAFYAIYQILVKEISRYNSCTLKKLGSHTASDRTSNTAGDIEIIDKNDHLIEAIEIKYGQEITLQMVYRAKNKIIKHNPRRYYIFASKDVNQLEADKIDEVIKAIASEHGCQLILNGIIPTIKYYLRLIMSITDFIDLYSQLIQSDNEIQKIHKEKWNEILGRLMIDE, encoded by the coding sequence ATGGGGGAAGTCAAATTAAAGTTTGGAGATTTATTTGCTGGTATTGGAGGTTTTAGATTAGCTTTTGAAAAAGCTGACTATGAGTGTGTATTTTCTTGCGAAATTGATCAAGCGTGTCAACAGGTTTACTTGAATAATTTCGGAGACAAGCCAGAATGTGATATTAGAAAAATTGATTTAGAGAAATTACCTTATTTTGATGTTTTAACTGCTGGTTTTCCTTGTCAACCTTTCAGTATTTGTGGACATAGAAAGGGTTTTCATGACACTAGAGGAACTTTATTTTTTCATATTTGTGAAATTATTGAGCATATTCATCCTCCTGTAGTTGTCTTGGAAAATGTTAAGCATATATTACATCACGATCAAGGTAGAACATTAGACGTAATACTCTATTCTTTAGAAGACATGGGTTATATAGTTAACTACGAAATAGTTAACTCTAGAGATTTCGGACTACCACAAAATAGAGAACGAGTAGTATTTGTGGCGACAAAAGACAAGAAATTTAATTTTAAAACTCTTCAAAAATCTCATCCAGTTCCCACGTTAAGAGAATTTTTGTGTACTTCAGGAAAGTTTGAATATCTAAATCCTGAAGAATACACCATGATAGATTATCCTAAACAGCAAGCATCAGGTTTGATTTTTGTAGGATATCGCAATAAAAGTATTTGGAAAACAGGTGTTAGACCAAATACAGAACATTTATCACGAGTTCATCATCAACCAAATAGAATTTATTCTATAGAAGGAGTACATCCAACAATACCTTCTCAAGAGACTTCAGGAAGATTTTTTATTTACATACCAGAAGAAAATGCAGTTCGTAAATTAACACTGCGAGAGTGTTATAAAATTATGGGTTTTCCTGAAGATTTCAAAACTCATCGCAATTTAGCAGAGTGCTATAAACAAATAGGTAACTCTGTGTGTATACCAGTAATGTATGAACTGGCGAATCAAATTAAAAAACAAATTTTTTCACATCAAGATAGCGAAGTAGAAATAGTCAGTCTGAATAAAAATTCTGATTGCAATCAACCGCTTAAACTAGAAACACATTCGATTATGAATCATCGAGAAAAACTTATACAGATTTATTACAGCATATCTGAATTTAACATTAATCAAGTCGAATTACCCCAAGAATGTCAAGATTATGTTGTGGAGATTAGTAAAAAATGCTTTGCTAGAAAGGCAGTTTATACGGTGCTTGTTACTCTTTTAGTACATAAGGTATTACATCCATATCAGGATATTCGATACCATCAAGTTGATCTCCCAGGTGGGTTTTCAGGAAGAACTATAGATACAAAATATATTACTCCTACATTAACAGAGTTAGGTTTACCAGCAATGGCTGAAAGTGGTTGGTTAACACGTTCTTTAGAACAACCTTACCCTTATACTTTAAATTATGAGGGAAATATCAGTCCTAAATCTTTAAAATTAGCATTTCTGAATATTATTGATTTTGTGCAGAAACATCCTGACAAAGCAGAAAATGTTTTAAAATTGCTTTTGAAATTAGTAAACTCAGCTAAAGATAATAATTTGGTTGAAATTATTAAATTAAGTAATCCAGAAAAATTAGACTTAAAGAGTTTAGTCAATGCTTTAGATGAGCATTTTAATTATAACTATAAAACTGATGGTGGCTCAAAATTGCCGGTTATTGCTTTCTATGCTATTTATCAAATTTTAGTTAAGGAAATATCTAGATATAATTCCTGTACCCTGAAAAAATTAGGAAGTCATACGGCTTCTGACAGAACTTCTAACACTGCTGGAGATATTGAAATTATTGATAAAAATGATCATCTTATTGAAGCGATAGAAATAAAATATGGGCAAGAAATCACTTTGCAAATGGTTTACCGCGCAAAAAATAAAATTATCAAACATAATCCCCGAAGATACTACATTTTTGCCTCAAAAGATGTTAATCAACTAGAAGCTGATAAGATTGATGAAGTTATTAAAGCAATTGCATCAGAACATGGATGTCAATTAATTCTTAATGGAATTATCCCGACAATTAAATATTATTTGAGGTTAATCATGTCTATCACGGATTTTATTGATTTATATTCACAATTAATACAGTCAGATAATGAAATTCAAAAAATTCACAAAGAGAAATGGAATGAAATTTTAGGTAGATTAATGATTGATGAATAA
- the rplI gene encoding 50S ribosomal protein L9, with translation MAKRVQLVLNQDISKLGKLGDLVDVAPGYARNYLIPQKLATHATPGILKQVERRREKERQRQLELRQQALEQKAALEKIGSLQIAKPLGENEAIFGTVTTQDVAEAIQAATSQEIDRRGITIPDINHLGTYQAEVKLHSDVTAQVNIEVVAS, from the coding sequence ATGGCGAAACGTGTACAGTTAGTTTTAAATCAAGATATTAGCAAGCTGGGAAAATTAGGAGATTTAGTAGACGTAGCTCCCGGCTATGCTCGTAATTATCTTATTCCCCAGAAATTAGCAACCCATGCGACTCCCGGAATTCTCAAACAAGTAGAACGCCGTCGCGAGAAAGAACGTCAACGCCAGTTAGAACTGCGTCAACAAGCTTTAGAGCAAAAAGCAGCGTTAGAAAAAATTGGTAGCTTGCAAATTGCTAAACCCCTGGGTGAAAACGAAGCAATTTTTGGTACAGTCACGACCCAAGATGTCGCAGAAGCAATTCAAGCCGCTACCAGTCAAGAAATTGATCGGCGTGGTATTACCATTCCTGATATTAACCATCTAGGGACTTACCAAGCCGAAGTCAAGCTACATTCTGACGTAACGGCTCAAGTTAATATTGAAGTTGTAGCCAGCTAA
- a CDS encoding FKBP-type peptidyl-prolyl cis-trans isomerase, producing MKSILLSVGFMLLCVVVLVLAQVGNKVNSAVAANLTETTPASTSVTQNQTLIASNTMSDNVVTTPSGLKYIELEEGTGATPERGQTVVVHYTGTLENGNKFDSSRDRNSPFEFKIGTGQVIKGWDEGLSTMKVGGRRQLIIPAELGYGSRGAGGVIPPNATLLFDVELLGIK from the coding sequence TTGAAATCAATTTTACTCAGCGTGGGTTTCATGCTGCTCTGTGTTGTAGTTTTGGTGTTAGCACAAGTTGGGAATAAAGTCAACTCGGCTGTTGCTGCTAATTTGACCGAAACTACACCAGCATCCACGAGTGTCACACAAAACCAAACCTTGATTGCGAGCAATACTATGTCTGATAATGTCGTAACCACCCCATCTGGACTGAAATATATTGAATTAGAAGAGGGAACTGGGGCGACTCCTGAACGTGGACAAACGGTTGTAGTTCACTACACCGGGACTTTAGAAAATGGTAATAAGTTTGATAGTTCACGCGATCGCAATAGTCCCTTCGAGTTTAAAATCGGTACAGGACAAGTAATAAAAGGTTGGGACGAAGGACTCAGCACTATGAAAGTAGGCGGTCGTCGTCAGTTAATCATTCCCGCCGAGTTAGGTTATGGCTCCCGTGGTGCTGGTGGCGTAATTCCACCCAATGCCACTTTGCTATTTGACGTTGAATTGTTGGGTATTAAGTAG